Proteins encoded by one window of Agelaius phoeniceus isolate bAgePho1 chromosome 3, bAgePho1.hap1, whole genome shotgun sequence:
- the LOC129118398 gene encoding cullin-9-like, translating to MVNEQHTGTLLVQLGPKLQAHPEKLLRQRRGHDERPEYLVRWSVVSSEERAAGGSGASSGDTKAENISLWMSAEEVCASCPALLGQTRPLSMDKVAPDKAPLDEASLLEMKADVRSLVQRAGRQVAEAGTPECSILSTVHVLGAYASIGSLAGAFREAGALELLTAMLCHRERRIRRGAGEMLRALGAHDAGIWAHVLLSLSQQDGIEQHMDFESRCTLLELFAEITSSAEPCMSFEGIHLPQIPGKQLFVLVKRYLCVTSLLDKLSSGVEQGEEQQGCAVPSPVPEERSRVKQEFEFSMAMANLILELVHAMGWSHRHKAEPLPQRDLQSRPARSIFQHKPPASAAAQKPVLPSNPGPHKKQGCTFLTASDFADSSDYMEYLRANLVRGMRVRLLEDCGDIRAGEEGEFLQSTNNMHTVQVLQQSTGRTYWVRWHILEIVGFGEQWEDPAAQEKECSARKSFSLDTVPQAFLCKPLGGLYSLPYLGQRLPKAADTLSRAEWWELLFFVRKLEAQEQKEITCLIQQHLGEQVDEEALVQLSAPAELAQKVLQVLEERCQGSSLRDLRGSRAYARHFLGRGAEQDGGGSPAVSSEGDRSSGPEGTMAKAAEGDLCAAPGPPQGRSEAAKSDSQLFSELLEREGLFLPEVTEEQSQALGSSKGLSESGSLAKVAAVVEVIQSSSSAVGLRLAGLKHILEMLEEEPKSEQQAGTAQGGLGIGSAGEKLVQVSVELLSAEAAEKALVAVTLRLLAVLLARYEWRVPFATEGGVRAVLARMQQHGCSALVQQAGLAALKVLVGAADAEPGGGGGKGLPWNHGDAQMLREIFASIGSASSKGSASLLSSIPAALSTMQRVPGGSSGVQNGLLVVNMLMDGHRGLAEQLASCDLLAALQSCWRAGQSSGCPQAALALSAINRLAEHGLPLGPEAAGTELLLDPKGVQMLLGGLDDGSLSKEVVVALERQLCGQGPVPSGQVAQLLQDHSCFRLLLRSLELLGTEKAVSLSILRILNKFLDSYQEDVLPWHECVEPCVSFLITHSSSWEVLQEVVGFLHRLGSASRDCVVVMCHVGTHEALSKALEKHSTVPPLAPALLELVAECEKFARLYKKLTSSILAGCIQLVLGQIEEHRRSQQPISIPFFDVFLHNLCQGSSMEVKEDKCWEKVQVSSNSHQASKLTDRNPKTYWESNGSTGSHFITVHMQCGVVIRELSMLVASEDSSYMPSRVVVLGGDSAATIRTELNAVTILPSDSRVILLENMTRFWPVIQIRVKRCQQGGIDTRVRGIEVLGPKPSFWPIFREQLCRRTFLSCTARAHAWSQEICRDRGRLLQLFGRLNRALQHEQGFANRFLPDEEAARALGRTFWEALVTPLVQSITSPGPDGVSALAWLLSEYLESVELLRRAPGRRAAFGSCVRRLTQLLVHVDPGGPEPEETRAAGGKEGKNKEVSARTAKVVVEKSRGLWGISQCWRGVVQQQVQRFLEAAGQAPDLAERYCRLYQRLRGATEELFGQQAAFVLALGQGFAGALLQLSFLTALHVSEQFARYLDVQIQELRRAAGSTGPLERLQQFLEPFVVFSGLEFAHTFEHFYRHYLGDRLLTQGPSWLEGGIVEQIGLCFPSRFPQDMLSNLAESEELQRQFCLFQLQEQDKRLLELDTGLDEVLGTATVVADVPEVKVLALSPRCWPVSPLCYMENPGRFFPAVLSSPLDEFADFCRQSQSQLGWECSKPRRLQWTWLGHAELQFGDCVLHVSTLQMYILLCFNRAQEVAVEALLQATGLPADLVHHALTPLTQGQGVLVGSCTPGGALRLNQAALAQSCGRQLRLLPQQRYLRTERAEVSALERKRNVLCCLITRILKGEKQLHIDNLVFRVIDACQKGELGPGVQFLSFCCHSVDVLSCILHLLNQGYLRRQEGRPHVLEYISAESTTPLGGHAQMTFQCRPAQASLEEDGRDSLHWRDPGTDRAEEYLMAMLQVPMGHTLSPEEAKLLMNQTVQQVQDTLSIPDDVARHLLMHCRWNVDFLIQCYVENREGLLISSGLQVQDVQPPPSPGTHCPVCVNQLCPTEKPPTLCCMHYCCKPCWREYLTTRIEQNMVVNCTCPISECRAQPTTAFIYSIVSSEEIIAKYEKALLRRYVECCSNLTWCTNPQGCDQILLKDGLGYGAACSKCSWISCFNCNFPEAHYPASCSHMSRWVDDDGYYEGMTSEAQSKHLAKLISKHCPNCQAQIEKNEGCLHMTCAKCNHGFCWRCLKPWRPNHKDYYNCSAMVSKAAWQEKRFQDYNERCTFHHHAREFAVSLRNSISSIREMPKIRNLTFVLDACKVLEQARKVLAYSCVYSYYNQDTESMDIVEQQTESLELLTNALQILLEETLLQYQDLATSLQLLKAEHFHTGLELVRQIKERLFAILWHSTQDFHVGLQTSGDAVQRKLKLANVPASALASTGQKRILLCDSPNTDEGGKEVEDEEYDPQWQEDYDDDDDDDLDEDNFMIDNDSDCDSYFDDNDSYRS from the exons atggtGAACGAGCAGCACACTGGCACCCTGCTGGTGCAGCTGGGGCCCAAGCTGCAGGCccacccagagaagctgctgcgGCAGCGGCGAGGCCACGACGAGCGGCCGGAATACCTGGTCCGGTGGAGCGTTGTTAGCTCGGAAGAGAGAGCAGCGGGAGGCAGCGGTGCCTCCTCTGGAGACACCAAGGCAGAGAACATCTCCCTGTGGATGTCTGCAGAAGAGGTCTGCGCCAGCTGCCCGGCGCTGCTGGGCCAGACGAGGCCGTTGTCCATGGACAAAGTGGCGCCGGACAAAGCGCCGCTGGACGAGGCCTCGCTGCTGGAGATGAAGGCCGACGTCAGGAGCCTGGTGCAGCGAGCCGGGCGCCAGGTGGCCGAGGCCGGGACCCCCGAGTGCTCCATCCTGAGCACGGTGCACGTGCTGGGTGCCTACGCCAGCATCGGCTCCCTGGCGGGCGCCTTCAGGgaggcaggagccctggagctgctgacggccatgctgtgccacagggagcggCGGATCCGCCGCGGCGCCGGCGAGATGCTGCGAGCTCTGGGGGCTCACGATGCAG gAATCTGGGCCcatgtcctgctgtccctgagccagcaggaTGGCATTGAGCAGCACATGGACTTTGAGAGTCGCTGCACCTTGCTGGAGCTGTTTGCTGAGATCAcatcctctgcagagccctgcatGTCCTTCGAGGGGATTCACCTCCCACAG ATCCCTGGGAAGCAGCTGTTTGTCCTGGTGAAGCGCTACCTGTGTGTGACTTCTCTCCTGGACAAGCTGAGCAGCGGcgtggagcagggagaggagcagcagggctgtgctgtgcccagccctgtccctgaggAGAGGAGCCGTGTGAAGCAGGAGTTTGAGTTCAGCATGGCCATGGCCAACCTCATCTTGGAGCTGGTGCACGCCATGGgctggagccacaggcacaAGGCAGAGCCGCTGCCCCAGCGGGACCTGCAGTCTCGTCCGGCCCGCTCCATCTTCCAGCACAAGCCCCCAGCCAGCGCTGCTGCCCAGAAGCCTGTGTTGCCTTCAAATCCTGGTCCTCACAAGAAGCAGGGCTGTACCTTCCTGACTGCATCAGACTTTGCAGACAGCAGTGACTACATGGAGTACTTGCGGGCAAACCTGGTGCGTGGCATGCGGGTGCGCTTGCTGGAGGACTGTGGTGACATTAGAGCTGGGGAGGAAGGCGAGTTTCTCCAGAGCACGAATAACATGCACACAGTACAG GTTTTACAGCAGTCGACGGGTCGGACCTACTGGGTGCGGTGGCACATCCTGGAGATTGTTGGCTTTGGAGAGCAGTGGGAAGATCCTGCTGCTCAGGAAAAGGAATGTAGTGCGAGAAAGAGCTTCAGTCTAGACACAG tTCCACAGGCATTCCTGTGCAAGCCCTTGGGGGGGCTGTACTCCCTGCCTTACCTGGGGCAGCGGCTGCCCAAGGCTGCAGACACCCTGAGCCGTGCCGAGTGGTGGGAGCTGCTCTTCTTTGTGAGGAAGCTGGAAGCACAGGAGCAGAAAGAGATCACCTGTCTcatccagcagcacctgggagaGCAG GTGGATGAAGAAGCCCTGGTGCAGCTGTCGGCACCTGCGGAGCTGGCCCAGAAGGTGCTGCAGGTCCTGGAGGAGcggtgccagggcagctctctGCGGGACCTGCGTGGCTCCCGTGCCTACGCCAGACACTTCCTcgggaggggagcagagcaggatggcGGAGGGAGCCCCGCAGTGTCCTCAGAGGGTGACAGGAGCAGCGGCCCTGAAGGCACCATGGCCAAGGCAGCGGAGGGAGACCTttgtgcagccccagggccgccCCAGGGCCGCAGTGAGGCAGCGAAGTCGGATTCCCAGCTGTTCAGCGAGCTCTTGGAGAGGGAAGGGCTGTTCTTGCCGGAGGTGACGGAGGAGCAGAGCCAAG CGCTGGGCAGCTCCAAGGGGCTGAGTGAGAGCGGCTCGCTGGCCAAGGTTGCAGCTGTGGTGGAGGTgatccagagcagcagctcagcggTGGGGCTGCGCTTAGCTGGGCTCAAGCACATCCTGGAGATGCTGGAGGAAGAGCCCAAGTCGGAGCAGcaagctggcacagcccagggcggGCTGGGCATCGGGAGTGCCGG GGAGAAGCTGGTGCAGGTGTCGGTGGAGCTGCTGAGCGCGGAGGCGGCGGAGAAGGCGCTGGTGGCGGTGACGCTGCGGCTGCTGGCCGTGCTGCTGGCCCGCTACGAGTGGCGCGTGCCCTTTGCCACGGAGGGCGGCGTGCGGGCCGTGCTGGCCCGCATGCAGCAGCACGGCTGCTCGGCCCTGGTGCAGCAGGCCGGGCTGGCG GCCCTGAAGGTGCTGGTGGGAGCTGCGGACGCTGAgccgggaggcggcggcgggaaGGGCCTGCCCTGGAACCACGGCGACGCGCAGATGCTGCGGGAGATCTTCGCCAGCATCGGCTCTGCCTCCAGCaagggctctgccagcctgctGAGCAGCATCCCTGCCGCCCTGAGCACCATGCAGAGGGTCCCAGG gggctcctcagGGGTGCAGAACGGGCTGCTGGTGGTGAACATGCTGATGGATGGGCACCGGGGCCTGGCGGAGCAGCTGGCGAGCTGCGATCTGCTGGCGgcgctgcagagctgctggagggccGGGCAGAGCAGCGGCTGCccccaggcagcgctggccctCAGCGCCATCAATCGCCTGGCGGAGCACGggctgcccctgggcccggAGGCAGCAG GCACGGAGCTCCTGCTGGACCCCAAGGGCGTGCAGATGCTGCTGGGTGGCCTGGACGATGGCAGCCTGTCCAAGGAGGTGGTGGTGGCCCTGGAGCGGCAGCTGTGCGGCCAAGGCCCTGTTCCCTCTGGCCAGgtggcccagctgctgcaggaccacagctgcttcaggctgctgctgcgcagcttggagctgctggggacagagaaGGCCGTGAGCCTGAGCATCCTCAG GATCCTGAACAAGTTCCTGGACAGTTACCAGGAGGATGTGCTGCCCTGGCACGAGTGTGTGGAGCCCTGTGTGTCCTTCCTGatcacccacagcagcagctgggag GTGCTGCAGGAGGTCGTTGGCTTCCTGCAccgcctgggcagtgccagcagggactgtgTGGTGGTGATGTGCCACGTGGGCACCCACGAGGCTCTGTCCAAGGCCCTGGAAAAGCACAGCACGGTCCCGCCGTTGGCGccggccctgctggagctggtggcGGAGTGTGAGAAGTTCGCCAGGCTCTACAAGAAGCTGACGAGCAGCATCTTGGCTGGCTGCATCCAG CTGGTGCTGGGACAGATTGAGGAGCACCGCCGGAGCCAGCAGCCCATCAGCATCCCCTTCTTTGATGTCTTCCTGCACAACCTGTGCCAAG gcTCCAGCATGGAGGTGAAGGAGGACAAGTGTTGGGAGAAGGTgcaggtctcttccaactcgcACCAGGCCAGCAAGCTCACGGACAGGAACCCCAAGACCTACTGGGAGTCGAACGGCAGCACCGGCTCCCACTTCATCACTGTGCACATGCAGTGTGGAGTGGTGatcag ggagctgagcaTGCTGGTGGCCAGCGAGGACTCCAGCTACATGCCATCgagggtggtggtgctgggcGGGGACAGCGCTGCCACCATCAGGACGGAGCTGAACGCG gtgaccaTCCTGCCCTCGGACAGCAGAGTGATCCTGCTGGAGAACATGACCCGCTTCTGGCCCGTCATCCAGATCCGGGTGAAGCGGTGCCAGCAG GGTGGCATTGACACACGTGTGCGTGGCATCGAGGTGCTGGGTCCCAAGCCCAGCTTCTGGCCCATCTtcagggagcagctgtgccGGCGGACGTTCCTCTCCTGCACTGCTCGGGCTCATGCCTGGAGCCAGGAGATCTGCCGAGACCGGGGgcggctgctgcagctctttgGCAG ACTGAACCGGGCGCTGCAGCACGAGCAGGGCTTTGCCAACCGCTTCCTTCCCGACGAGGAGGCAGCCCGGGCACTGGGCAGGACCTTCTGGGAGGCCCTGGTGACCCCCTTGGTGCAGAGCATCACCAGCCCAG GCCCTGATGGTGTCAgtgccctggcctggctgctgagtgAGTACCTGGAGAGCGTGGAGCTGCTCCGCCGTGCCCCGGGACGCAGGGCTGCCTTTGGTTCCTGTGTGCGGCGCCtgacccagctcctggtgcacGTGGACCCCGGCGGCCCCGAGCCAGAGGAGACCAGAGCAGCTG gtgggaaggaggggaagaacAAGGAGGTGTCGGCCAGGACTGCAAAGGTGGTGGTGGAGAAGTCGAGAGGCCTGTGGGGAATCTCACAGTGCTGGCGTGGCGTGGTGCAGCAGCAG GTGCAGCGGTTCCTGGAGGCGGCGGGGCAGGCGCCGGACCTTGCAGAGCGCTACTGCCGGCTGTACCAGCGCCTGCGCGGGGCCACCGAGGAGCTCTTTGGGCAGCAGGCCGCCTtcgtgctggccctgggccagggctTTGCCGGGGCTTTGCTGCAGCTCTCCTTCCTCACTGCCCTGCAC GTGAGTGAGCAGTTTGCCCGCTACCTTGACGTGCAGATCCAGGAGCTCCGCAGGGCTGCGGGCAGCACGGGGCCTCTGGAGCGGCTGCAGCAGTTCCTGGAGCCCTTTGTGGTCTTCAGTGGCCTGGAGTTTGCCCACACCTTTGAACACTTCTACAG gcaCTACCTGGGGGACCGGCTCCTGACACAAGGGCCATCGTGGCTGGAAGGAGGCATCGTGGAGCAGATCGGGCTGTGCTTCCCCAGCCGCTTTCCCCAGGACATGCTGAGCAACTTGGCCGAGTCGGAGGAGCTGCAGCGGCAGTTCTGcctcttccagctgcaggagcaggataagcggctgctggagctggacaCGGGCCTGGATGAG GTGCTGGGAACAGCCACGGTGGTGGCAGACGTGCCAGAGGTGAAGGTGCTGGCCCTGTCCCCGCGCTGCTGGCCCGTTTCCCCGCTCTGTTACATGGAGAACCCTGGGAGGTTTTTCCCGGCGGTGCTGAGCTCCCCCCTGGATGAGTTTGCTGACTTCTGCCGGCAGA gccagagccagctgggctgggagtgcagcaAGCCCCGTCGGCTGCAGTGGACGTGGCTGGGCCACGCCGAGCTGCAGTTTGGAGACTGCGTTCTGCACGTGTCCACGCTGCAGATGTACATCCTGCTGTGCTTCAACAGGGCCCAG gaggtggctgtggaggccctgctgcaggccacagggctccctgctgaccTGGTGCACCACGCACTGACACCGCTGACCCAGGGCCAGGGCGTCCTGGTGGGGAGCTGCACTCCAGGGG gtgccctgCGGCTGAACCAGGCAGCCCTGGCGCAGAGCTGCGGCCgccagctgaggctgctgccccagcagaggTACCTGCGGACAGAGAGGGCCGAGGTGAGCGCcctggagaggaagaggaacGTCCTGTGCTGCCTCATCACCCGCATCCTCAAGGGGGAGAAGCAGCTGCACATCGACAACCTGGTGTTCAGG GTGATCGATGCCTGTCAGAAGGGAGAGCTGGGCCCAGGGGTGCAGTTCCTGAGCTTCTGCTGCCACAGCGTGGACGTGCTGTCCTGCATCCTGCACCTACTGAACCAGGGCTACCTGCGGCGCCAGGAGGGGAGGCCTCACGTCTTGGAATACATCTCTGCTGAATCCACAACACCTCTTGGTGGCCATGCACAGATGACTTTCCAGTGCAGGCCAGCCCAAGCATCTCTGGAGGAGGATGGCAGAGACAGCCTGCATTG GCGGGATCCTGGCACAGACAGGGCGGAAGAATATCTCATGGCAATGCTGCAGGTGCCAATGGGGCACACGCTCAGTCCTGAGGAGGCAAAGCTGCTCATGAACCAGACAGTACAGCAGGTCCAGGATACCCTGAGCATACCAGATGATGTTGCTCGGCACCTCCTCATGCACTGCAGGTGGAATGTGGATTTCCTGATCCAGTGCTATGTGGAGAACCGTGAGGGCCTGCTCATCTCCTCAGGGCTGCAAGTGCAGGATGTCCAGCCTCCCCCAAGCCCTGGAACCCACTGCCCAGTCTGTGTGAACCAGCTGTGTCCCACTGAGAAGCCACCAACCCTTTGCTGCATGCACTACTGTTGCAAG CCCTGTTGGAGGGAATATCTCACAACTCGCATTGAGCAGAACATGGTTGTCAACTGCACCTGTCCCATATCCGAGTGCCGAGCTCAGCCCACCACAGCCTTCATCTACTCCATCGTCTCCTCCGAGGAGATCATAGCCAAG TATGAAAAAGCCCTCCTCAGACGCTATGTTGAGTGTTGCTCCAACCTGACATGGTGCACCAACCCTCAGGGCTGTGATCAGATCCTCCTTAAGGATGGACTTGGTTatggagcagcctgttccaagtGCTCCTGGATATCCTGCTTCAACTGCAACTTCCCAGAG GCCCATTatcctgccagctgcagccacatgTCTCGGTGGGTGGATGATGATGGATACTATGAGGGAATGACAAGTGAAGCCCAAAGCAAACACCTGGCTAAGCTCATTTCAAAGCACTGCCCAAACTGCCAGGCTCAGATAGAGAAAAATGAAGGGTGCCTGCA TATGACATGTGCAAAGTGTAATCATGGCTTCTGCTGGCGCTGCCTCAAGCCCTGGAGGCCGAACCACAAGGATTATTACAACTGCTCTGCTATG GTGAGTAAAGCAGCTTGGCAGGAGAAGCGTTTCCAGGATTACAATGAGAGATGCACCTTTCATCACCATGCAAGG GAATTTGCAGTAAGTCTGAGGAACAGCATTTCTTCCATCAGAGAGATGCCAAAAATTAGGAACTTGACCTTTGTTCTTGATGCCTGCAAAGTGCTAGAACAGGCACGGAAG GTGCTGGCCTACTCCTGTGTGTACAGCTACTATAACCAGGATACTGAGAGCATGGATATTGTGGAACAGCAGACtgagagcctggagctgctcactAATGCTCTGCAGATCCTTCTGG AGGAAACCCTGCTGCAGTACCAGGACCTGGCCACTTCTCTTCAGCTCCTGAAAGCAGAGCACTTCCACACGGGTTTGGAGTTGGTGCGGCAGATCAAGGAGCGGCTCTTTGCAATCCTCTGGCACTCCACACAG GATTTCCATGTTGGGCTCCAGACTTCAGGAGATGCTGTTCAGAGAAAGTTGAAACTTGCAAATGTGCCTGCTTCAGCCCTTGCAAGTACAGG GCAAAAACGTATCCTCCTGTGTGACTCCCCCAACACAGATGAAGGTGGCAAGGAGGTTGAAGATGAGGAGTATGATCCACAGTGGCAGGAAGactatgatgatgatgatgatgatgacctTGATGAAGACAACTTTATGATTGATAATGATTCAGATTGTGATTCTTACTTTGATGATAATGATAGCTATCGTAGCTAA